The stretch of DNA CACATGAAGGTTCTGGTGCCCTCTGGAGCCCTGGTCTTTGAAAAGCGTGCAAAGGATTCATCTCGCTGTGAACTGCAAACTGTAAACTTCTCAGCAGGCCTTTTCCACCCCTGCTTTTGACAAATGCTTCAGGGCACCCGGCTCACCCCATACAGGTCACAAATCAGGTCGATGAACACGGGAAGCAGGGCAGGGTCAAACTGTTTGCCTGCAAGCTTTTCCATGTGCACCAGCGTGGTCGGGATGCTCCAGGCTTCTTTGTAGGGCCGCTCGGTGGTGAGGGCATCGAAGACATCCACAATGGTGAAAATGCGGGCCAGGAGCGAGGTCTGCTCTGCCAGCAACTGGTCTGGGTAACCCGATCCATCCCACCACTCATGGTGGCTGCGCACCACATCGCGGGTGGCTTCTGGCAGGAGGGGCATTTGCATGCAGATTTCCGCGCCAATCAGGGTGTGTTCCTGAATCTTGAGGCGCTCTTCCGGGGTCAGTTTGCCGGGTTTCAGCAAAATGGAATCTGGAATGCCAATTTTCCCCACATCGTGCAAATATGCGCCCCAGCGCAGGAAGGTGCGGTCCTCTTCTGGCAGGCCCAACCGCAGGGCAAAGCGTTCACACAGATCCACCACCCGATCTGTATGGCCTTTGGTTTCAAAATCCCGGTATTCCAGGGCCAGACCCAGCGTACGCAGGGTGGCTTCCCGCGTGGACTCCACCTGTTCCAGATAGGTGCGGCGTTCAAATGCATTTTGCAGGCGGCCCAGAATGAAGCGCACCACCTGAACTTCATTGCGGCTGGCTTCCCGGTGTTCTGAGAGGGTGCACAGCACCATCACCCCCATCACTTTCTGCTGCACCTGCACGGGGGCCAGCAGGACGCTTTTCAGGCCCAGTTGATGAAGGTCAGGGCTGGGATTGACCACCTGCTGAAAATCCGGGATGTCCAGCACCTCACGGGCCATCACCGAACGGGGCAGGCGCTCAAAGTCCTGCAAATTGACATTCATCAAGAGGGTCGGATCAAAAGGCAGCGGAACGGCATGCCTGTAAGCCTGCAACTGCCAGCCGTGGGCCAGCCGTTCATAGTAAGCAAACAAATCATAACCGGTGAGCTGAATCAGGGTTTCCAGGGCGGTTTCTGCCACCTCACTGGGCTGGATCAGGGTTTCGATTTTTGCAGAGAGCTCACTGAGCAGCTTGTAACGCTGTGCCCGCTCCTGCACCTGCCATTCCAGCATGTAGCGCTGCATCAGGAGGGCTGCCCGGTCTGCAAAAGACTCAGCAATGCGCACCGATTCGGAGGTGAAGGCCTCTTCGGAATCGAAGTTTTCCAGGTTTAAAATGGCCGCCAGTTTCTGGTGCACCCTCACCTGGGTGGAAAGGCTGACCTGAATCTCATCGATGCGTCCAGAACTTCGCAGGATGCTTTCGATTTCGGGGTCCAGGCGGCCTGCATTGAATTCCCGAAACCTCAGCAGGCGGCTTGCCCGTGGGACTTCATTTTCTGCTCCGATCACCTGGTGGGGAGCAAAACGGATGCGTTGCAAGCCAGGAAGATCGTAACCCTGGGCAGCTTTGAAGGTGTAATGCCCATCCGGATCCACCCCGATCAGGCTTCCGGCCTGGGCACCAGGCACCAGGTGCACGGCACATTCCACCAGGGTGCTGTAAAAATCTTCGGTGCCGTTCTGCAGCAGTTGCAGGTTCAGGTTGTTGAGTTCCTGGTTGATGGCGTCGTTCAGCTCCAGGTGTTGCTGGTGCAGCATCAACAAACGCTGGTACAGCTGGGGGGTGAAGCCCTCGAAATGCTCCAGTGGAAGCTCCAAGCTTAAACAACTTGCTTGTGCAGCACTGTCTCCGAGGATTATGGTGGGACACAGCGGGAAAACTGAACGGGCTTGCTGAATCACCTGGGGAGATGCTTGCAGATCCACCATCAGCAGGTGTATTTTTTCAGACGGGACCACCTCCAGCCCGCTCTGCCAGATCAACTGGATGTCTGTGGGCATCCACTGGGGAGGCGAAGCAGGGCTGACCAGCAGGATTGTAAAAACATTTTGCTTCATGGTCCTCCTGCCAATGTGCCTTGAGAACAGCTTTCTGATGTGACGGGCATTGAACCTGCCTGTACAGACATGAAGCCTCTTAAAGGTATATTATGCTATTTGCGGCATCTGCCGTGTGATTTTTTGAGGTGCACAATGTTCATCACCGACAAACCGAGAGTTGGCGTTTTTATCGACACCCAGAACCTGTACCACTCTGCACGGGACTACTACGAGAGGACCGTCAATTTTGAAAGGGTCCTGGAATATGCCTTACAGGGCAGGCATCTGGTGCGGGCCATCAGTTATGTGGTGGAAAAAGAAGGAGACACCAGCGCCTGGCCTTTCATCTACAAACTCAGCACGCTGGGCTACAAGGTCAGGCGCATGACCCTGCAGTACCACCACACCACCGAACAGGGCAAAGTGATCTGGGAAGGCAACTGGGACATGGGCATCGTGGCAGACATGATGCGCCTGATCGACAGCCTGGACGTGATTGTGCTGGGCAGCGGAGACGGAGACTTCGCAGATGTGCTGGAGGTCTTCATGGAGCGAGGAAAACGGGTCGAGGTGATTGCCTTCAAGGAAACCACCGCCCAGAAACTCATCGACTGTGTGGACAAATTCACCCATCTGGTGGACATTGACCATGGCCTGATGCCCATCAAGGGCAACAAGAACAGTCCTGCCACCCAGGTCTGAGCTTTTTCAAACCATGCGCAGTTGCCAGACTGCGCACTTTTCATGGAGCGACCACAATGAACCTGCTGGACTTTGAACTTCCCGACCACCTGATTGCCCAGACGGGCACAGAGCCGCGGGACCACAGCCGCCTGATGGTGGTGTCCCCTGAAGGCCCCGAGCACCGCATTTTCAAGGATCTGCTGGAATACCTGCAGCCTGGAGACGTGATGGTTTTCAACGAGTCGCGGGTGATTCCGGCACGCCTGTATGCCCGCAAAGCCTCTGGAGGCACCATCGAGGTGCTCTTGCTGAGGGAAAAAGAACACAAGGTGTGGAGTGCCTACCTGAAACCTGCCCGCAAGGCCAACAGCACCCTGTATTTTGGCGACGGCACCCTCACTGCAGAGGTGACAGGCACGCTGGAAGATGGAGCACGCCTGCTGACCTTCAATGAGGACATCAAACCTCACCTGCATGCACTGGGCACCTTGCCCCTGCCTCCCTACATCCAGAATACGGTGGCAGGAGAGCGCTACCAGACGGTGTATTCCCGCACCGAAGGCAGTGTGGCTGCACCCACCGCAGGGCTGCACTTCACTCCAGAACTGCTGTCCCGCATTGACGCCATGGGTGTGGAACGTCACCACCTGACCCTGCATGTGGGCGCAGGCACCTTCAAACCCATTTCTGGCAGCATCCATGAGCATGTGATGCACGAGGAACAGTTCGTGATCTTCGAGGAGACGGCTGCCGCCATCAACCGGGCCAGAAAAGAAGGCCGCAGGGTCATCGCCGTGGGAACCACCACCGTCAGGGCGCTGGAAAGTGCCGTGCAGAATGGTGAAGTGCAGGCTGGAGCAGGGGAGACCCGCATCTTCATTCACCCCCCCTACACCTTTCAGGTGCCGGATCTGCTGATCACCAATTTCCACCTTCCCCATTCCACACTGCTGCTGCTGGTGGGTGCTTTTGCTGGTGAAAAGCAGATTGCAGAGGCTTACCAGACGGCCATTGCAGAAAGCTACCGGTTTTACAGCCTGGGAGATGCCATGTTGCTGTACGGCAACAGCGATTCCGGTTCAGCTTTGTAAACGTTTCAGTGTGTCAAGTAGAGAAAAAGTTTCAAAATGCTCCTGGCACCTGTCCCACCCAGAAAAAAATAAGCAAAAACCACTAGAGAAAAATTTTGGAGTCGGGTTATACTTTCGCCATGAACGACAACCCATTGCTCAGCCTCGGGTTTGACCTGCCCTTTGAGGACATCAAACCTGAGCATTTTGAAGCCGCCATCGATGTGCAGATCCAGCAGGCCGAACAGGAACTGAAAGACCTGCTGGAGGTGCAGGGTGAACGCACCTACCTGAACACCCTGAAGGCCTATGACCGCCTGGCAGAACCCCTCACCCGCAGCTACATCCTGCTTTTGCACCTCAACTCAGTGGTGACCGGGCCAGAAGTGCGGGCCACCCTGCAGGCCGTGCAGCCCAAAGTCACCAGCTTTTTCACCCGGTTTTCGCTCTCACAGCCGCTCTATCAGGCCCTTAAAGATTATGCCGCCACTCCAGATGCCCAGTTCCTGACCGGAGCCAAGCGCCGCCTGCTGGAACTGGCCCTGGATGACTTCCGCAGAAGTGGTGCAGATTTGCCTGCAGAGAAAAAGCAGCGCATGGAAGAAATCAACATGCGCCTCTCTGAGATCTGCACCCAATTCAGCCAGAATGTGGTGGATTCCACCGCTGAATTTGAGCACCTGATCGAAGACGAAAGCAAACTTGCCGGTCTTCCTGCAAGTGCAAGGGCTGCTGCAAGGCAGAATGCCGAATCCAAAGGCAAACCTGGCTGGCGCTTCACCCTGCAACAGCCCAGCTACCTTCCGGTGATCTTCTACCTGGACGATCCTGAAATTCGCAAAGCCATGTACACCGCCTACAACCAGCGGGGCAGTGAAGACCCTTACAACAACGAACCCCTGATCAACGAAATTCTGGCCCTCAGAAAAGAAAAAGCAGAATTGCTGGGCTACCAGGACTTTGCAGATCTGGTGCTGGAAGACCGCATGGCCAAAAATGGAGCACGCGCCCTGCAGTTCGAGCAGGACATGACCCTCAAGATCCGTCCCTTTTTCGAGCGGGAAAACGCCGAACTGATGGAATACCGCCGTGCGCTGGAAGGGGAGGATGCCCCGGAACTCGAACCCTGGGATGTCAGCTATTATGCTGAAAAACTCCGCAAAGCCAGCTATGACTTTGATGAGGAAGCCCTCAAACCCTACTTCGCAGTGGACCGGGTGATGGCAGGCCTCTTTGAAATCACCCGCAGGGTGTACGGGGTCACCATTCAGGAAGTCAAGGGCGTGCAGGTGTGGCACCCAGAAGTCAAAACCTACGAGATTTACAATGAAGCTGGACAGCTGCTGGCCCGCTTCTTTGCAGACTGGTTCCCCCGTGAAAGCAAACGCAGCGGAGCCTGGATGAACAGCTTCATGACCGGAGACCGCGATGGGGCTTTTGAACCCCACCTGTGCCTGATGTGCGGAAACCTCACCCCTCCTGTAGGGGACGAACCTGCCCTGCTGACCCACAGCGATGTGGAAACCATCTTCCATGAATGGGGACACCTGATTCACCATGCCCTCAGCGATGTGGAAGTGAAGAAACTGGCGGGCACCAACGTGGCCTGGGACTTTGTGGAGCTTCCCTCCCAGATCATGGAAAACTGGGCCTGGGAACGGGAGGCCCTGGACCTCTTTGCGCACCACCACCAGACCGGAGAAACCATCCCCGATGAACTCTTTGAAAAAATGGTGGCCGCCCGCAACTTCCGTGCCGCCAGTGTGGCCATGCGCCAGCTTTCTCTGGGCACCACGGACCTGATGCTGCACATGAAATACAACCCTGAGGCGGACGGCAGTGTGCTGGATTACAGCCGCAACCTGCTGGGTCAATTCATGGCGGTCAAACCCGGAGCAGAATTCAAGATGATCACCGCCTTCACCCACCTGTTTGCTTCCCCAGTGGGATATGGAGCAGGCTACTACTCCTACAAGTGGGCAGAGGTGCTGGATGCAGATGCGTTCAGCCGCTTCCGCGAAGAAGGCATCTTCAACCGGGCCACCGGGCAGGACTTCCTGGACAAGATCCTCTCCAGAGGGGCCAGCGAAGACCCGGCCAAACTCTTCCGGGACTTCATGGGCCGTGACCCCAACCCCGATGCACTGCTGGAACGTTCAGGTCTGCTGGTCTGATTTCTGGTGGGATTTGGAAGTGCACGAGAGAGGCTGCAAAGCCTCTCTTTTCTGTTGCTGCAAGTTCATGCCACTTGTGAAAGACCCCCACAAGCAGCCTGATTTCAGGTGGGTGGTGTACCTTTTTCAGAAAAGACCTTTAAAATGGGAGGGTGACCAGACTGCAAATTGCACCAAGCATCCTCTCTGCTGATTTCTCACGGCTGGGCCTGGACCTTCAGGAAGCTGAAACTGCCGGATCCACGTGGGTGCACATCGATGTGATGGATGGCCAGTTCGTCCCCAACATCACCATCGGCCCCCTCATCGTAGAAGCAGTAAAACGCTCATGCAACCTGTACCGGGACGTGCACCTGATGGTGGACCGACCCGAACGTTACATTGCAGACTTCGTGCAGGCCGGAGCCCAGAACATCACTGTGCATGCCGAAGCCACCCCCCACCTGCACCGCGCTGTGCACCTGATCAGGGAACTGGGCGCACAGGCTGGAGTGGCCCTCAATCCTGGAACCCCCCTGGAAATGATCCGTCCCTTGCTTCCAGATCTGGACCTGGCCTTGATCATGACCGTCAACCCCGGTTTTGGAGGGCAGAAATTCATCCCTGCTGCTCTGGAACGCATCAGAACCCTGCGAAGCTGGCTGGATGAAGTGAACCCCACCTGTCACCTGGAAGTGGATGGTGGGGTCAACCTGCAGACCGTGGAAAGTGTGGTGCGTGCCGGAGCCAACATCCTGGTGGCAGGCAGTGCAGTCTTCAATCCCGGCGGCATTGCCCGCAACTTCAAGGCCCTCACGGAGGCTGCATGCGCCTGCGTGTAGACCTTCTGCCCCACGGTGAGTATTCCGACACCGTGATCGTGGTGGATGTGCTGAGGGCCACCACCACCGCCACGGTGTTTCTGGAGCACCATGCAGACCGCCTGCTGTTTTCGGGCAGCATTGAAGAGTCGCTGGGCATGAAAGCAGAGAACACCATCATTGCCGGAGAGCGTGGCGGTCTGGCGGTGGCCGGATTTGACCTGGGGAACAGCCCCATTGAAGCTGGTGCAGGCTCATATGCAGGCAAAACCGTGGTGATGAACACCACCAACGGCACCTACGCTGCCCGTGTCGCATCTGCAAGCGCCAAGCACGTTTTGCTGGGAGCCCTGCGCAACGCCCACGCAGCCGCACGCAAGGCCAAAGGTCTGGCCGTCGAAGAGATTGCCATTGTGTGCTCTGGAGAACGGGGCCGGGCCTCTCTGGACGACACCTACACAGCCGGGGTGCTCTGCGAGTACCTGCTGGCCATGGGAGAATTCACCCTCAACGACGGTGCCCGCATTGCCCTCACCCTGCGCAGGCAGGTGGGAGACCCCATCGAACCCCTGTCCAGCAGCTCTGGAGGCATGAGCCTGGAAAGCAAGGGCCTGGGGGAAGACATCCGTTTCTGTGCCCGCATCAGTGAAAGCACCATCGTGCCCACCCTGCAAAGCACCCAGGACGGACAGGTGATCTTTGTTTCCAGCTGAGCTGCCCTTCAACGGACCATCAGCACCTGACAGCCAGCTGATTTTTCCATGACCTGCCGCTGATACAAAAGATTCGTGAGAGTCTTTCGTTCCAGCGTTCTGTTCATGGGCACCACCAACACCACCCGCACCCAGATGGCCGAGGCCCTGCTGAGACACCATGCAGGAGACCGCTTCGAGGTGTACAGTGCGGGTCTGGAAGCAGGCCAGATTCATCCTTACACCCGCCTTGTGCTGCAAGAACTGGGCATCCGCATGGATGGCCAGCGTCCCAAACGCCTTAAAGATTATCTGGGGATCACCTACAATTACCTGATCACCCTCACCGAAGAAAACGAAGATGCTCCCATCTTCCCCGGTGTGAGCACCCGTCTGGACTGGACCACTTCCAGACCCCAGCCTGCAACCAGCAGTGAAGAAGATGTGCTCAATGCCTACCGGGTGGTGCGCAACCAGCTGGATGTGCAGATCCACACCTTCCTGATGGAATACGATTTGTTCAAACTGGGCGCAAAAGCTTTGCTGTAAAGCGCTTTTCAGATGCAGGCTGGAAGCGCTTTGCTGAGAAGTTTACAGTTCACAGTTTTCAGTTCACTGCAAGAGAAAGTGTTTGCAGGAACCGCGGGGAAAACTTTCCTGAAGTCACTTCACCCGCAGCTTCAGGCGTTCTTCCACAGCCAGTCTGTCCACCCGTTCGTTGAACTCATGCCCGGAGTGGCCTTTGACCCACACGAACTTCAGGTCATGCACTTTTGCCAGGGCAATCAGTTCTTCCCACAAATCCTGGTTCTTCACGGGTTCTTTGCTGGCGGTTTTCCAGCCGTTTCTCTGCCAGTTCAGCACCCATTTCTGGGTGAAGGCATTGCGCAAATACTGGCTGTCGGTCACCACCATCACCACACAGGGCCGCTTCAGTGCCTTCAGCCCTTCCAGCAGACCGGTCAATTCCATGCGGTTGTTGGTGGTCTCAGAGGCATTTCCTTTGAGTTCCATTTCTTTTGACCCATAACTCAGGATGCAGGCCCACCCGCCATGACCGGCCTGGGTGTCACAGGCCCCATCGCAATACAAATACACATGCTCACCAGTTGGGGGCTTTTCGGGGCGGATGCAGGAAAGAACGGGAACGGTCATTTTGGGCATTTTACTATAGGCCGAGAGCCAATGGCCAAGGGCAGAGGGCAAGTTTAAAAAGCTTTTGCAGCAGCAGCTGGTTTTTGACAGCCAGCTTTCACTAAAGCACTTTGGGCTATCGGCCCTCGTCAAAAAACCAACAAAAAAGGACGGGAGAAATCCCGTCCCATGCAAACCCTTAAATTTAGAGTTCGTCTTTGAGGGTGGTGGCCACTTTGAAGCGGATCTTCTTCCCGGAGGGAATGGTGATGCGCTCTTTGGTGCCGGGACGCACGCCCTGACGCTCTTTGGTGCTGGTCACAGACAGGGTGCCCAGACCGGGCAGGCCCACGCTCTTGCCCTCTTTGAGGGAGTCAACGATTGCGTCCAGAACGACGGAAATGGCTTCTCCGGCATCTTTTTTGCTGAGTTTGGTCTTGCTGGCGACGATGTCGATCAGTTGGGTTTTGGCGATTTTTTCGGCCATGAGATGTACTCCTTGACGTAATGTCCAGCGTTTGAGGCTGCGGGCTCAAGATAGCACATAATTTGAATTTGCGCTATGGGTGGTCAAAAAACCGATTTCGTGTAAAAATGGTTGGCAACTTTTACACTTCACAAGGCAAAGACCGTGTTCAGAACAGGGTTTTTCTGAAACTGCTTGAAAATGACATTTTCAAGCAGTGTGCTGGACGGGATTTTTTTGATTAAGGTGCAGAGGGGAACTTTTTTCAGCAGCTTTCCGTATCCTGATGCATGAGTGACTTTTTGAAACCCAGCAACCTCGACGCCCCCCAGGGTGTCTTCAGCAAAGAAGAACAGACTTACGCCATCATTCAACACCTTTCTGCACTGGCAGGACTCCTGATTCCCACCAGTTTTGGAAATGTCATTGGTGCGCTGGTGGCCTGGCTGGTCTTCCGGGACCGTTCCTCCAACCTCAATGAGCAGGGCAAAGAAGTGCTGAACTACCAGATCTCCGTGACCCTGTACCTGTGGGCTGCGGGCATCATTGCCACTGTGCTGGGCTTTGTGACCTTCGGTCTGGGCTTCCTGCTGACCGTTCCTGCCATGGGCATCCTGTGGGTGCTGTCCCTGATCCCCAGCTTCATTGGTGTGAGTGAAGCCAGCAAGGGCAATTTTTACCGTTACCCCTACACCATCCGTCTGCTTTAAGAAGTTCACAGTAGACAGTTCACAGCAAGCAAACCCTGACCCGACAGAACTTCTGTCGGGTTTTTGCTGGTTTCACCAGAAGAAGGAGATTCGTTTTTTGCTGTTTGCCCTCTGTCCTTCTTGACCCCAATACGCGCCTTCTTGCCTCTTAAAGCGTGCCTCCGGGACCCCCGATCAAAACTGAGGCGCTCAAATGCGGCTTGATCAGCGCTGGGTCACTCGGCTCTCGGCATCTCCTCAATGCTTTCTGCCCCTGGTTTCTGTTCCCCCAATCCCACAGAACCTTTCTTGCCCCTCTGCTACACTGGACCTGAATGTCAAAGAAACCCACCGATTCGCAACACGAGAAATACCGCAGCAAAGAGAGAAAACCACAGACCAACCGCAAGGCCACCGAGCAGACCGATTCTGGATTTGCAGATCCTGCTCTGGCTTACCTGCACAAGAAGCGTCTGTTCACTGAACTCCTTTATGAACACTACAGTGGAAAAGAAGCCACCATTTACGTGCTGGACAGTGCAGACGGATTGCTGGCCGCCAAGATCTACACCGATGCCCGCATTCGCAGTTTCCAGCGGGATGAGCTGTACCAGGAAGGCCGTTTCATCACCAACAACAAGGCCAAGAAGGCCATGATGACGGCCCGCAAATTTGGCATCACTTCTGATCAGGCACAGTGGGTAAGCAGTGAATTTCAGTTCCTCTCAGACCTTTTTGTGGCAGGTTTGCCTGTTCCTGAGCCCATCGAGGTGGCCGGAAAGGTGCTGATCATGCGTTTCATCGGAGACCATGATGCACCTGCGCCCCGCATGAGTGATGTGCGCATGGAGTGGAAAGAAGGGGCGGCGTTTTTTCAGCAGGCCCTGGATCTTTATGCACGCATGCTCAAACTGGGGTACATCCATGGAGATTATTCTGCATACAACATGCTGATTTTTGAAGACCAGCTGGTCCTGATTGATTTTCCCCAGACCATCAAGTGGCGCGAGCATCCCAAGCCCATCAAGGTGATGGAGCAGGACATGCGGGGCCTCACCATGAGTTTCAGCAAGTACACCAAATGCACGCCAGAGGAGGCCCTGCAAGAGGTCATCAAACGGTCTGGCATTTCTGAAGGGGAACTCCGGGCCTGAGCCCAGACAGGACCATCAGAGGGTATAAAATGTTCTCTGATGAACCTGCTTGCCGTTTTTGCACACCCTGACGATGAACTCTGGTGCGTGGGCACCCTCAAGAAACATCTGGAGCGCGGAGACCGGGTGATGCTGGTCTGGACCACCCTGGGAGAAATGGCCAGCCAGTACGCAGACAAAACCCACGAGGAAGTGCGGGAAATTCGCCAGCAACACGGGGCTTTTGTGGCCGGGGAGATTGGCTGTGAGTACCGCTTTCTGGACATGGGGGATTCCCGCATGACCGGGGGGCGCGAGGAGGCTTTGCAACTGGCTCGCCTGTACTCGGAGTTCCAGCCCGATTCCGTGATCACCTGGGACGATTTCAGCCCGCACCCCGACCACCGCATGACGGCCAGAATTGCTTTTGATGCCCTGACCCTCACGCGCATTCCCAAGATCATCAATGAAGGCCTCACGGACATCCTGGAAGCCCACCGCAAGGCCATCAAGTTCTACCAGTATTACACCCAGCATGCGACCTTCCCGGCGGTGCATGTGGAGGTCACAGGGCAGATGGAAACCAAGCTGAAACTGTTTTCTTTTTACCGGGACTTCTACCAGTGGCCTTATTCCAGCCAGGAATTCGAGGCAGAATTCAGGCGTTGCGGTCAGGAATCAGATGTCAAATTCGCCGAGAAATTCACGCTGCGCCGGGTTTACGCTCCAGCCCATGATTTTTTAAGATGATCCCATGACCATGCGCATCCGTGCCCGTTCGGCCAGTGCTGGAACGGGAAAGACCACCTCTCTGGTGCGGGAGGTGCTGCTCAGTTTGCCCCAGACCCCCCTTCGGCGCACGGCCATAGTGACCTTCACCCGTTCCGGGGCGGCAGATTTGCGCCTCCGTCTGGAACTGGCCCTGCGTGAGATGATCGAGAAAGGCCGTTACCTGGATCTGGTGTCCAGAGACAAGCGGCTGTATTTAGAGGCCCTCTCTGAATTGCGTGGGGCCACCATCACCACCCTGCACGGCTTTTTCAGAACGCTTCTGAGGCTCAATGCGCCCAGTCTGGGCCTGGACCCGGATTTTGCGGCCCAGGATGAACTGGAAAGCCACCTGCTCTTTCAGGAAGCCTGTTTTGAGGTGATTGCAGAGGCGGTGTCCATCCCCATGTCCTCCGGTGTGTCTCTGGTGGCTCAGTGGGGCACCGATGAAACCCTCAAAACCCTGCTGGAACTGCGCAGGCAGCGGGCCTACTCGCCCTTTCAGGCTTATGGCAACCTGGAAAAAGAGCTGCTGGAACTCTATCAGGAGGCGGCCAAACGCACCCGTGAACGGCAGGCGGGGCGGGTTCTGGACCCGGACGATGTGGAGGAGTGGTCCCTCAGGCTAACGCAGTCTCCAGACATGCTCTCACGGGTGCATGAGCGTTTCCGGCGGGTGTTCATCGATGAGTTTCAGGATGTCAGCCCCTTGCAGGCCCGCATTGTTCACGCTTTGCAGATTCCGCTGGTGGATCTGGTGGGAGATGCCAAGCAGAGCATTTATGCCTTTCGCAATGCAGACGTGAATGCGTTTCTGGAGCTGTACCAGTCTGCAGAGCAACTGGCCCCCCTGACCACCACCTACCGCCATCCTCCCACCCTGGCCCGCATTTTCACCGAGGTGGCAGAGCGCTTTTTTCCAGAGTTTGAAGAACTGGGGCTTCCTGCACGGGTGACCTCTGCCCACACCGAGGACCTTTCCACCCCAATTGAATTCCGCCTGACCCAGGCCGATACCATTGCTGCAGCCCGCAAGCAGGAAGCTGAGGACCTGGCTTTGCGTTTAAGGCGGGTTTATGCCAGAGGCACCAGATGGGAAGACATGGTGGTGCTGATCCGGCGCAGAACCAGCCTGAGGTATCTGGAACCCGCCCTGAAACTGCATGGGATTCCTTTTGTGCTGGGACGGGGCCGCAATTACTACGCCCGCCCCGAGATTCTGGATGCCAGTTTGCTTTTGCGCATCCGTGCCGAGTACCATCCCACCTTGCTGGATCTGGCCCGTCTGGGTCAGGTGCCGCCCCTCAATGTTCCTGCCCCCACCCCTTCGGACACCGTGGACAGCTACCTTTCCCGGCATCCAGAGCTGCTGGAACTTCTGGAAGGCATCCGTGCCGCTCCCAGACAGCCGGTGGCCTTCTTGCGCTGGGCACTGGGGGTTTTTCCCATCGATGTGTCTTCCCCGGAGGCCAGAAGCAATCTGGAGGGCTTGCTGCGGGACCTCACCGAAAGGGGCTTTGAGGACGCGGCCAAAGCTGCACGTTTTCTGCGTCTGGCTGCAGAAGGGGGCAATGACCCGGATGAGCCGGTCAGTGGTTCAGGGGCGGTCAAAATCATGACGGTGCACGCGGCCAAAGGGCTGGAGTTTCCCATCACGGTGCTCTTTGACCTCTCAGATGACCCCAGAGAGCGTTCTGGTCGGGTGCTGGTGGATCCCCATTCCAGCGAGGTGATTTTAAAAGACACCCCCGAATTTGAACGCATCCAGCAGCACTGGCAGCGCAGGCGCGAAGGAGAAGACCTGCGCCTGCTTTATGTGGCCCTCACCCGTGCCCAGAAGTACCTGATCCTCACCGGATCGGTGGGGGGGACCGGGCAAACCCAGGGCTGGCTCTTGCAATTGTCTTTTTTGCATGACCAGAAACGCAGTGATGTGCGGGTGATCCACACCGAGAAAACCAACCCCATTCAGGAAGTGGAAGT from Deinococcus roseus encodes:
- a CDS encoding 2-phosphosulfolactate phosphatase, with protein sequence MRLRVDLLPHGEYSDTVIVVDVLRATTTATVFLEHHADRLLFSGSIEESLGMKAENTIIAGERGGLAVAGFDLGNSPIEAGAGSYAGKTVVMNTTNGTYAARVASASAKHVLLGALRNAHAAARKAKGLAVEEIAIVCSGERGRASLDDTYTAGVLCEYLLAMGEFTLNDGARIALTLRRQVGDPIEPLSSSSGGMSLESKGLGEDIRFCARISESTIVPTLQSTQDGQVIFVSS
- a CDS encoding arsenate reductase ArsC, which translates into the protein MRVFRSSVLFMGTTNTTRTQMAEALLRHHAGDRFEVYSAGLEAGQIHPYTRLVLQELGIRMDGQRPKRLKDYLGITYNYLITLTEENEDAPIFPGVSTRLDWTTSRPQPATSSEEDVLNAYRVVRNQLDVQIHTFLMEYDLFKLGAKALL
- the rnhA gene encoding ribonuclease HI; amino-acid sequence: MTVPVLSCIRPEKPPTGEHVYLYCDGACDTQAGHGGWACILSYGSKEMELKGNASETTNNRMELTGLLEGLKALKRPCVVMVVTDSQYLRNAFTQKWVLNWQRNGWKTASKEPVKNQDLWEELIALAKVHDLKFVWVKGHSGHEFNERVDRLAVEERLKLRVK
- a CDS encoding HU family DNA-binding protein; protein product: MAEKIAKTQLIDIVASKTKLSKKDAGEAISVVLDAIVDSLKEGKSVGLPGLGTLSVTSTKERQGVRPGTKERITIPSGKKIRFKVATTLKDEL
- a CDS encoding DUF4870 domain-containing protein, whose amino-acid sequence is MSDFLKPSNLDAPQGVFSKEEQTYAIIQHLSALAGLLIPTSFGNVIGALVAWLVFRDRSSNLNEQGKEVLNYQISVTLYLWAAGIIATVLGFVTFGLGFLLTVPAMGILWVLSLIPSFIGVSEASKGNFYRYPYTIRLL
- a CDS encoding RIO1 family regulatory kinase/ATPase domain-containing protein; this encodes MSKKPTDSQHEKYRSKERKPQTNRKATEQTDSGFADPALAYLHKKRLFTELLYEHYSGKEATIYVLDSADGLLAAKIYTDARIRSFQRDELYQEGRFITNNKAKKAMMTARKFGITSDQAQWVSSEFQFLSDLFVAGLPVPEPIEVAGKVLIMRFIGDHDAPAPRMSDVRMEWKEGAAFFQQALDLYARMLKLGYIHGDYSAYNMLIFEDQLVLIDFPQTIKWREHPKPIKVMEQDMRGLTMSFSKYTKCTPEEALQEVIKRSGISEGELRA
- a CDS encoding PIG-L deacetylase family protein, whose translation is MNLLAVFAHPDDELWCVGTLKKHLERGDRVMLVWTTLGEMASQYADKTHEEVREIRQQHGAFVAGEIGCEYRFLDMGDSRMTGGREEALQLARLYSEFQPDSVITWDDFSPHPDHRMTARIAFDALTLTRIPKIINEGLTDILEAHRKAIKFYQYYTQHATFPAVHVEVTGQMETKLKLFSFYRDFYQWPYSSQEFEAEFRRCGQESDVKFAEKFTLRRVYAPAHDFLR